Proteins from a single region of Ananas comosus cultivar F153 linkage group 3, ASM154086v1, whole genome shotgun sequence:
- the LOC109708227 gene encoding helicase-like transcription factor isoform X2 — MLPGSMRKSFKDSLKLLEADIQHANALASEFPREYDGGCLQMRMSYSPAAHLFLFLVQWTDCSLAGALGLLRILIYKVYADGTTTMSTHERKASIREFYAVIFPSLLQLQRGITDMEDRRQKTMCLERYRGRDDNEKKQLSDIDSEREEECGICMEMNSKIVLPNCTHAMCMKCYRDWNSRSQSCPFCRDSLKDVKLSDLWVYTDKRDVIDLTTVSKDNLRRLFMYIKKLPLINYHR; from the exons ATGCTCCCCGGCTCCATGCGCAAGTCGTTTAAGGACTCGCTCAAGCTGTTGGAAGCTGATATCCAACACGCCAACGCACT GGCTTCTGAATTTCCACGAGAATATGATGGTGGATGCCTCCAGATGCGAATGTCTTATAGTCCTGCTGCACACTTGTTTCTGTTTCTGGTGCAATGGACAGATTGTAGCCTTGCTGGCGCCCTTGGTCTACTCAGAATTCTTATTTATAAG GTTTATGCTGATGGGACAACGACCATGTCAACTCATGAACGGAAAGCTAGCATTAGAGAATTCTATG CTGTGATATTTCCGTCTTTGCTGCAACTGCAAAGAGGAATAACTGACATGGAAGACAGAAGGCAAAAGACAATGTGCTTGGAAAGGTATAGGGGGAGGGATGATAACGAAAAGAAGCAACTCTCAGATATAGATTctgaaagagaagaagaatgtGGTATTTGCATGGAGATGAACAGCAAGATTGTGCTACCTAACTGCACCCATGCAATGTGCATGAAGTGCTACCGTGACTG GAACTCGAGATCACAATCGTGTCCCTTCTGCCGTGACAGCCTGAAGGATGTTAAGTTGAGCGATTTATGGGTATATACTGACAAAAGAGACGTCATTGACCTGACGACAGTGTCAAAGGATAATCTCAGGCGCCTATTCATGTACATAAAAAAATTGCCTCTG ATTAATTATCATCGCTAA
- the LOC109708227 gene encoding helicase-like transcription factor isoform X1 yields the protein MLPGSMRKSFKDSLKLLEADIQHANALASEFPREYDGGCLQMRMSYSPAAHLFLFLVQWTDCSLAGALGLLRILIYKVYADGTTTMSTHERKASIREFYAVIFPSLLQLQRGITDMEDRRQKTMCLERYRGRDDNEKKQLSDIDSEREEECGICMEMNSKIVLPNCTHAMCMKCYRDWNSRSQSCPFCRDSLKDVKLSDLWVYTDKRDVIDLTTVSKDNLRRLFMYIKKLPLVIPEAILYSYDSHVK from the exons ATGCTCCCCGGCTCCATGCGCAAGTCGTTTAAGGACTCGCTCAAGCTGTTGGAAGCTGATATCCAACACGCCAACGCACT GGCTTCTGAATTTCCACGAGAATATGATGGTGGATGCCTCCAGATGCGAATGTCTTATAGTCCTGCTGCACACTTGTTTCTGTTTCTGGTGCAATGGACAGATTGTAGCCTTGCTGGCGCCCTTGGTCTACTCAGAATTCTTATTTATAAG GTTTATGCTGATGGGACAACGACCATGTCAACTCATGAACGGAAAGCTAGCATTAGAGAATTCTATG CTGTGATATTTCCGTCTTTGCTGCAACTGCAAAGAGGAATAACTGACATGGAAGACAGAAGGCAAAAGACAATGTGCTTGGAAAGGTATAGGGGGAGGGATGATAACGAAAAGAAGCAACTCTCAGATATAGATTctgaaagagaagaagaatgtGGTATTTGCATGGAGATGAACAGCAAGATTGTGCTACCTAACTGCACCCATGCAATGTGCATGAAGTGCTACCGTGACTG GAACTCGAGATCACAATCGTGTCCCTTCTGCCGTGACAGCCTGAAGGATGTTAAGTTGAGCGATTTATGGGTATATACTGACAAAAGAGACGTCATTGACCTGACGACAGTGTCAAAGGATAATCTCAGGCGCCTATTCATGTACATAAAAAAATTGCCTCTGGTAATCCCGGAAGCCATTCTTTATTCCTATGATTCCCATGTTAAATGA
- the LOC109708227 gene encoding probable E3 ubiquitin-protein ligase makorin-1 isoform X3: MRMSYSPAAHLFLFLVQWTDCSLAGALGLLRILIYKVYADGTTTMSTHERKASIREFYAVIFPSLLQLQRGITDMEDRRQKTMCLERYRGRDDNEKKQLSDIDSEREEECGICMEMNSKIVLPNCTHAMCMKCYRDWNSRSQSCPFCRDSLKDVKLSDLWVYTDKRDVIDLTTVSKDNLRRLFMYIKKLPLVIPEAILYSYDSHVK; encoded by the exons ATGCGAATGTCTTATAGTCCTGCTGCACACTTGTTTCTGTTTCTGGTGCAATGGACAGATTGTAGCCTTGCTGGCGCCCTTGGTCTACTCAGAATTCTTATTTATAAG GTTTATGCTGATGGGACAACGACCATGTCAACTCATGAACGGAAAGCTAGCATTAGAGAATTCTATG CTGTGATATTTCCGTCTTTGCTGCAACTGCAAAGAGGAATAACTGACATGGAAGACAGAAGGCAAAAGACAATGTGCTTGGAAAGGTATAGGGGGAGGGATGATAACGAAAAGAAGCAACTCTCAGATATAGATTctgaaagagaagaagaatgtGGTATTTGCATGGAGATGAACAGCAAGATTGTGCTACCTAACTGCACCCATGCAATGTGCATGAAGTGCTACCGTGACTG GAACTCGAGATCACAATCGTGTCCCTTCTGCCGTGACAGCCTGAAGGATGTTAAGTTGAGCGATTTATGGGTATATACTGACAAAAGAGACGTCATTGACCTGACGACAGTGTCAAAGGATAATCTCAGGCGCCTATTCATGTACATAAAAAAATTGCCTCTGGTAATCCCGGAAGCCATTCTTTATTCCTATGATTCCCATGTTAAATGA
- the LOC109707809 gene encoding uncharacterized protein LOC109707809: MEKVPYNFSLARRACARLLAAPSAALPRLRRLAFAPRTPRAACVRAHRTPRARLHPSLVPLAPHARPTPTPVGARTSAPQLAPRRPRTAARLATRLRPSACVRANAEPAPTPSARRPRPCPRPPPARALARASASRYHNTNWLANSELDCHPSAARPATLGRRSSRWRLFAAVPPPSGSRLPTAPLALPPMPASAPTSPAPCAPPLGSAPLALRPSQRPRRRPPSPLRPSARVRPQRMHPSHPAAPRSSLSARSRPRAALAPLAPPPPARANASALAATCLSY; this comes from the exons ATGGAGAAGGTGCCGTACAATTTTT CCCTCGCCCGTCGTGCCTGCGCCCGCTTGCTCGCCGCGCCCTCGGCGGCCCTGCCCCGCTTGCGCCGCCTCGCGTTTGCCCCTCGTACCCCTCGCGCCGCTTGCGTCCGCGCCCATCGTACCCCTCGCGCCCGCTTGCATCCGTCCCTCGTACCCCTCGCCCCTCACGCACGCCCTACACCGACGCCCGTCGGCGCTCGCACCTCTGCCCCTCAGCTCGCGCCGCGCCGCCCCCGCACTGCGGCCCGCCTCGCCACGCGCCTCCGGCCCTCAGCTTGCGTCCGCGCCAATGCGGAGCCCGCGCCAACACCATCGGCTCGCCGCCCGCGCCCGTGCCCGCGCCCGCCCCCGGcccgcgccctcgcccgcgcctccgcctcccgctACCAC AACACGaactggctcgcgaacagcgagctggattgccaccctagCGCCGCGCGCCCCGCCACACTGGGCCGGCGCTCCTCGCGCTGGCGCCTGTTCGCGGCCGTGCCTCCGCCCTCTGGCTCGCGCCTGCCCACCGCGCCGCTCGCGCTCCCGCCTATGCCAGCGTCCGCGCCGACGTCGCCCGCGCCCTGCGCTCCGCCCCTCGGCTCCGCGCCGCTCGCGCTCAGGCCCTCGCAGCGCCCGCGCCGGCGCCCGCCCTCGCCCCTCCGGCCCTCGGCTCGGGTCCGTCCGCAGCGCATGCACCCGTCCCACCCTGCCGCGCCGCGTTCTTCGCTCTCGGCTCGCTCCCGCCCCCGCGCCGCGCTCGCCCCGCTCGCGCCCCCGCCCCCCGCTCGCGCCAACGCCTCAGCCCTCGCCGCCACGTGTCTCAGTTATTGA
- the LOC109707005 gene encoding sphingolipid delta(4)-desaturase DES1-like, with translation MGMGREGEEREEGVMATDFFWSYTDEPHASRRRQILSQYPQIKELFGPDPLAFLKISAVVFVQLWTATYLHNSSWLKILTVAYFFGSFLNHNLFLAIHELSHNLAFSTPCYNRWLGIFANLPIGVPMSVTFQKYHLEHHRFQGVDGIDMDIPSSAEARVVTNAIAKSVWVVFQLFFYALRPLFLKPKPPGLWEFTNLAIQLTLDASLVYFWGWKSFAYLILATFVGGGMHPMAGHFISEHYVFNPDQETYSYYGPLNLMTWSVGYHNEHHDFPRIPGSRLYKVKEIAPEYYENLNAYRSWSQVIFMYVMDRTVGPFSRMKRKSSKDTGVSKKDE, from the exons aTGGGGATGGGGAGGGaaggggaggagagggaggaagggGTAATGGCGACGGACTTTTTCTGGTCATACACGGACGAGCCCCACGCCTCGCGAAGGCGACAGATCCTTTCCCAATACCCCCAAATCAAGGAGCTCTTCGGCCCCGATCCATTGGCGTTTCTCAAG ATAAGCGCGGTTGTATTTGTTCAGCTATGGACTGCGACCTACCTCCACAATTCGAGCTGGCTGAAGATATTGACAGTCGCATACTTCTTCGGCTCCTTCCTAAACCACAACCTCTTCCTAGCCATCCACGAGCTCAGCCACAACCTCGCCTTCTCGACCCCCTGCTACAATCGCTGGCTCGGCATCTTCGCCAACCTCCCCATCGGCGTCCCCATGTCTGTAACATTCCAAAAATACCACTTGGAACACCACCGCTTTCAAGGCGTCGACGGGATCGACATGGACATTCCGAGTTCTGCCGAAGCCCGTGTAGTCACCAACGCCATTGCAAAATCCGTTTGGGTCGTATTCCAGCTCTTCTTTTACGCTCTCCGGCCCCTCTTCCTCAAGCCTAAACCCCCTGGCTTGTGGGAATTCACCAATTTGGCAATCCAGCTCACCCTCGATGCCTCTTTGGTCTACTTCTGGGGTTGGAAATCTTTCGCTTATCTAATACTCGCGACGTTCGTCGGTGGCGGTATGCACCCGATGGCGGGTCACTTTATCTCCGAGCACTATGTGTTTAATCCGGATCAGGAGACGTATTCGTACTACGGGCCGTTGAATCTGATGACGTGGAGCGTGGGGTACCATAACGAGCACCACGATTTCCCTAGAATACCGGGGAGCAGGCTTTACAAGGTCAAGGAGATTGCGCCCGAGTACTACGAGAACTTGAATGCCTACAGGTCTTGGAGCCAGGTGATTTTCATGTACGTAATGGATCGGACGGTGGGGCCATTTAGCCGGATGAAGAGGAAGTCGTCGAAAGATACCGGAGTTAGCAAGAAAGACGAGTAG